The following DNA comes from Anaerostipes rhamnosivorans.
GATATCTGTACGGACGGTGAAATATTTTGTGATTCTTCACAGGATGAACAGATCTTAGACGCCGAGGGCTGCTATGCAATCCCAGGGCTGGTTGATATTCACTTTCACGGCTGTGTGGGATATGATTTCTGTGACGGGACTTCTGAAGCTATCCATAAGATGGCAGAGTATGAAGCAGAAAATGGAGTGCTTGCGATCTGTCCGGCTACTATGACCTTAGCGGAGGATCAACTGATGTCCATCGCCGAGGCAGCCGCTGGATATAGGGGCGGCGCTGGAGCGGATCTGGTCGGCATTAACATGGAAGGTCCATTCATCAATGAGGCCAAAAAGGGAGCGCAGAATCCTGCGTATATCCATACACCGGATGTGGACATGTACCGGAGGCTTCAAAAGGCTTCAAACGGTTTATTTAAGCTGGTGGACATTGCACCGGAAACCGAGGGAGCCATGGACTTTATCCGTCAGGTAAAAGACGAGGCGGTCATCTCGATTGCCCATACTGCAGCGGATTATGACACCGCAGTAAAAGCCATTGAACATGGAGTCAGCCACGTGACACATCTCTACAACGCCATGCCGGGGTACAGCCACAGGGCACCAGGTGTCATCGGGGCAGCCTGTGACTACGGACTGGATGTGGAACTTATATGCGACGGTATTCATATTCATCCCAGTGCCGTCAGGACTACCTTTAAGATGTTTGGAGATGACCATATTATCCTGATCAGTGACAGCATGATGGCCACCGGAATGGATGACGGCACTTATCAGCTGGGAGGCCAGGACGTTAAAGTCGTGGGCAATCTTGCAACTTTAGCGGAAGGGGGAGCGATTGCAGGCTCTGCCACAAACTTGATGGACTGTATGAGAACCGCAGTAAAAAGCATGGGGATTCCACTTGAGAGTGCAGTCAAATGTGCATCACAGAATCCAGCCAGATCCATTGGCATTGATGATAAATATGGAAGTATTTCAGAGGGCAAATATGCCAATGTTGTTATCTTAGACAAAGAGCTGAATATCAAGTCAATCGTACAAAAAGGAAAATTGACAAAGAAGAATTAAACAGAATAACAGAGGGCAGAAGTACGTTTAAAAGACGGCTTCTGCCTTTCTTTATTATATAGTTCTTGGATTATTGAGAGCGGAGAATGTGAGAAATTATATCTTCCGGCATTTTTCTTCACATTTTTTTG
Coding sequences within:
- the nagA gene encoding N-acetylglucosamine-6-phosphate deacetylase, with amino-acid sequence MIIKNAEVFCEDGVFRSKDICTDGEIFCDSSQDEQILDAEGCYAIPGLVDIHFHGCVGYDFCDGTSEAIHKMAEYEAENGVLAICPATMTLAEDQLMSIAEAAAGYRGGAGADLVGINMEGPFINEAKKGAQNPAYIHTPDVDMYRRLQKASNGLFKLVDIAPETEGAMDFIRQVKDEAVISIAHTAADYDTAVKAIEHGVSHVTHLYNAMPGYSHRAPGVIGAACDYGLDVELICDGIHIHPSAVRTTFKMFGDDHIILISDSMMATGMDDGTYQLGGQDVKVVGNLATLAEGGAIAGSATNLMDCMRTAVKSMGIPLESAVKCASQNPARSIGIDDKYGSISEGKYANVVILDKELNIKSIVQKGKLTKKN